A single genomic interval of Armigeres subalbatus isolate Guangzhou_Male chromosome 1, GZ_Asu_2, whole genome shotgun sequence harbors:
- the LOC134206322 gene encoding uncharacterized protein LOC134206322, which yields MAACPPERVEEQDQGYLVFETHTLSSFYSIRVHYNETCVLDERAAQASRFVPVAQHQPTTENPRIIVQQQPLRAPIPTFDGKPENWPRFKAMFSDVMRCSTDTDCIKLYHMERSLVGAASGIIDARTLNDNNYTHAWEILEDRFENKRVIVDTHIQGLLNLRRMSRENPKELRELIDEVTRHIDGLVLIEDELDGISERFVVNLVSGALDKDTRKEWEATIPHKAIPTYDDTITFLKKRCAILERCEESSKCPINVRPTVPIKNPANPVRNSQAKMYTIIGSSEATCELCQGEHPNFKCEFFHAMSIPERHAKVRELRLCYNCLRKGHPSSSCSSPRTCQKCQDIKIKQLAGLDLILSLNKIPRRADAVEWKQQHDNTAVH from the exons ATGGCAGCGTGCCCTCCCGAGAGAGTCGAAGAGCAGGACCAGGGATACCTTGTTTTTGAAACCCACACACTTagctcattttacagtattcg tgtgcacTACAACGAGACGTGTGTTCTTGACGAACGAGCAGCCCAAGCATCTCGTTTTGTGCCCGTTGCCCAACACCAGCCAACTACTGAAAATCCACGAATCATCGTTCAACAGCAGCCATTGAGGGCACCGATTCCGACCTTCGATGGGAAACCAGAGAACTGGCCTCGCTTCAAGGCTATGTTTTCTGACGTGATGCGATGCTCCACCGACACGGATTGCATCAAATTGTACCATATGGAACGATCATTAGTTGGAGCGGCTTCGGGTATAATCGACGCTCGCACCCTAAACGACAACAACTACACACACGCATGGGAAATTCTCGAGGATCGATTCGAGAATAAACGGGTAATCGTGGATACCCACATCCAAGGGCTGCTGAACCTCCGGCGGATGAGCCGAGAAAACCCGAAGGAGCTACGAGAGCTTATCGATGAAGTGACAAGACACATCGATGGGTTGGTTCTGATCGAAGATGAGCTGGATGGAATCTCCGAAAGATTTGTTGTCAACCTCGTGTCCGGAGCCCTGGACAAGGATACTCGAAAAGAGTGGGAAGCAACCATCCCACACAAGGCGATACCAACCTACGATGACACCATAACCTTTCTCAAGAAGCGGTGTGCCATCCTCGAACGCTGCGAAGAATCATCGAAATGTCCGATCAACGTGCGACCAACCGTTCCAATAAAGAATCCTGCCAACCCGGTGAGAAATTCCCAAGCCAAAATGTATACTATCATTGGAAGTTCCGAGGCAACCTGCGAACTGTGTCAAGGTGAACATCCCAACTTCAAGTGCGAGTTCTTCCATGCAATGTCCATTCCTGAACGTCATGCAAAGGTTCGAGAGCTGAGGCTGTGCTACAACTGTTTGCGAAAAGGTCATCCGAGTAGTTCCTGTAGTTCCCCGCGCACTTGCCAGAAGTGTCAAG